A genomic window from Quercus lobata isolate SW786 chromosome 10, ValleyOak3.0 Primary Assembly, whole genome shotgun sequence includes:
- the LOC115962770 gene encoding probable glycosyltransferase At5g03795 yields MDKPLFSSFVTRSSFASFLVLLLIIIPLIVIICFLSFNSTTFSIEKTSELVDVAEAEAEAPTPTEFINSSSQHNEASEAPTPSNSKETSEAPTPFSSTNSRETSPPTLGQKKETTLKQKGFNEGFVTSKRHRKLQKIEASLSKARSAIREAALVRNLTSTHQDPDYVPWGPIYRNANAFHRSYLEMEKVFKIYVYEEGELPMFHNGPCRSIYSTEGRFIHEMEKGQLYRTRDPDEALVYFLPFSVVMMVQYLYEPNSKDIDGIERAVVDYIHIIANRHPFWNRSLGADHFMLSCHDWGPKASSFVPHLFHRSIRVLCNANTSEGFNPSKDASFPEIHLKTGEITGLIGGLAPSRRSILAFFAGRLHGHIRYLLLEQWKNKDQDVQVYDQLPDKVSYNSMLKKSRFCLCPSGYEVASPRVVEAIYAECVPVLISDSYVPPFSDVLNWKSFSVQVEVKDIPNIKKILMGISQRQYLRMYKRVKQVQRHFVVNGPPKRFDVFHMSVHSIWLRRLNTQIQDQ; encoded by the exons ATGGACAAGCCATTGTTCTCTTCATTTGTCACTCGctcttcttttgcttcttttttggttctcttACTCATAATTATACCTCTAATTGTTATAATCTGTTTCCTGAGTTTCAATTCTACAACTTTCTCCATAGAGAAAACCTCTGAATTGGTTGATGTAGCAGAAGCAGAAGCAGAAGCTCCCACTCCAACTGAATTTATTAATAGTTCTTCACAACACAATGAAGCATCAGAAGCACCAACTCCATCTAATTCAAAAGAAACATCAGAAGCTCCAACTCCATTTAGCTCTACAAATTCTAGAGAAACATCACCTCCCACTCTC GGACAAAAGAAAGAGACAACATTGAAGCAAAAGGGGTTTAATGAAGGTTTTGTGACTTCTAAAAGACACAGAAAGTTGCAGAAAATTGAAGCAAGTTTGAGTAAAGCCAGGTCTGCTATAAGAGAAGCTGCTCTGGTCAGGAATTTGACATCAACTCATCAAGACCCAGACTATGTTCCTTGGGGCCCAATATATAGGAATGCAAATGCCTTTCATAG gagTTACCTAGAGATGGAGAAGGTGTTCAAGATCTATGTATACGAAGAAGGAGAGCTTCCAATGTTTCATAATGGTCCATGTAGGAGTATATACTCCACAGAGGGAAGGTTCATCCATGAAATGGAGAAGGGACAACTTTATCGTACAAGAGACCCAGATGAGGCCCTAGTGTACTTCCTTCCATTTAGTGTGGTCATGATGGTTCAGTACCTATACGAGCCCAATTCAAAGGACATTGATGGTATTGAACGTGCTGTGGTTGACTACATACACATTATTGCCAATAGACATCCCTTTTGGAATCGAAGCCTTGGGGCTGATCATTTCATGCTGTCTTGCCATGATTGG GGGCCAAAAGCATCTTCCTTTGTTCCACATTTGTTTCACAGGTCTATTAGAGTTCTGTGCAATGCTAATACTTCTGAAGGATTCAATCCTTCAAAGGATGCATCATTCCCAGAAATCCATCTTAAGACGGGGGAAATCACAGGGCTTATAGGTGGCCTCGCCCCATCTCGCCGATCAATTCTTGCTTTCTTTGCAGGTCGTTTACATGGCCACATTAGGTACCTACTACTAGAGCAATGGAAAAACAAAGACCAAGATGTGCAAGTCTATGACCAACTTCCTGATAAAGTATCTTATAACTCAATGTTGAAGAAGAGTAGGTTTTGCTTATGCCCAAGTGGATATGAAGTAGCAAGTCCAAGAGTTGTGGAGGCAATCTATGCTGAGTGTGTGCCAGTGTTGATTTCTGATAGTTATGTACCACCTTTCAGTGATGTTCTAAATTGGAAGTCATTTTCTGTACAAGTGGAAGTGAAGGACATACCAAATATCAAAAAGATATTGATGGGCATATCTCAAAGGCAGTACTTGAGAATGTACAAGAGAGTAAAACAAGTTCAAAGACATTTTGTTGTGAATGGACCTCCTAAGAGATTTGATGTTTTCCACATGAGTGTTCACTCTATTTGGCTTAGAAGGTTAAACACCCAAATTCAAGATCAATAA
- the LOC115965846 gene encoding B3 domain-containing transcription factor VRN1-like, giving the protein MTYQNRRCHADAPCDRTEGTHFFQIILHKNLRNGRLTIPKKFTSKYGEKLSSLAILTLPNGEKWEVGLTKHEGEVWLQKGWREFAEYYSLKLGYLVVFRYEENSHFHVLIFDPSATEVDYPSKSSNGHEEGQCDEEDTDESDTSIQILPNSCPLRPKRRDTSLLPRRKKMKTTSTSGRIRSRKSELHARSGQLTKIEKAKALKKASGFKSKNPHFMVVMQQSFVTAWYLSIPVRFTQEKYIQSGHYVTLKVGDKSWEVLFSIAVGKRSGSFSSGWSTFAEANRLQLEDVCVFELIKRNNGVVLEVSIFRDGPS; this is encoded by the exons ATGACTTATCAAAACCGAAGATGCCATGCTGATGCCCCATGTGATCGTACGGAAGGGACACATTTTTTCCAGATTATTCTCCACAAAAATCTTCGCAATGGCAGGCTT accattccaaaaaaatttacaagtaaATATGGAGAAAAATTATCCAGCTTGGCAATCCTTACGCTTCCAAATGGTGAAAAATGGGAGGTAGGGCTGACCAAACACGAAGGTGAGGTTTGGTTACAAAAGGGCTGGCGAGAATTTGCCGAGTATTACTCTCTGAAGCTGGGTTACTTAGTAGTTTTCAGATATGAGGAAAATTCACATTTTCACGTGCTCATATTTGATCCGAGTGCAACAGAAGTAGACTATCCTTCCAAAAGCTCCAATGGTCATGAGGAGGGTCAGTGTGACGAAGAAGATACCGATGAGAGTGATACTTCTATTCAAATCTTACCCAACTCATGTCCTCTACGCCCAAAGCGAAGGGATACATCACTCTTACCACGTcggaagaaaatgaaaactacTTCTACAAGTGGCAGAATTAGGAGCCGAAAATCCGAGCTTCATGCAAGGAGCGGACAGTTGACTAAGATAGAAAAAGCTAAAGCTCTTAAGAAAGCTAGTGGCTTCAAATCGAAAAATCCTCATTTCATGGTTGTCATGCAACAATCTTTTGTGACTGCATGGTACTTG AGTATACCAGTTCGCTTTACCCAGGAAAAGTATATTCAAAGTGGACACTATGTCACGCTTAAAGTTGGGGATAAATCATGGGAGGTGTTGTTTTCGATTGCTGTAGGGAAACGATCAGGTTCATTTTCTTCTGGATGGTCTACATTTGCAGAGGCAAATAGGCTGCAATTAGAAGATGTTTGTGTGTTTGAGCTGATTAAGAGGAATAATGGTGTTGTGCTGgaagtttcaatttttagagatggaccaagttaa